From Psychrobacillus sp. FSL K6-2836, a single genomic window includes:
- a CDS encoding carbohydrate ABC transporter permease, giving the protein MYLFLTVISLFSLFPFYWMFVMSTSHSSAYNSIPPAMVPGDQLKENFQKVLDMIPFFQSMFNTLIVCLTVTIVVLFISSLAGFAFSKLKFPGKNILFFAILFTIIIPPQLGLIPQYLLVAKAGLLDNLFAAMVLFFLNPLGIFLMRQYVSESVPEELIEAARLDGCSIFRIYRSIVLPIILPAFATLGIIVFTSVWGEFLWQFTVLRDPESYTIQVALASLNNTFKVDFGMLLSGVFWATIPLLIVFLLFNKLFISSIAEGSVK; this is encoded by the coding sequence ATGTACTTGTTTTTAACGGTAATATCGCTCTTTTCGTTATTCCCTTTTTACTGGATGTTCGTTATGTCCACGAGTCATAGCTCTGCATACAATTCGATTCCCCCGGCGATGGTTCCAGGTGATCAGTTGAAAGAGAACTTCCAAAAAGTATTGGATATGATTCCGTTTTTTCAGTCCATGTTTAATACATTGATCGTCTGTCTTACTGTAACTATTGTTGTATTATTTATAAGTTCGTTAGCTGGATTTGCATTTTCAAAATTAAAGTTTCCAGGAAAGAATATTCTCTTCTTCGCTATATTATTCACTATTATAATTCCGCCTCAACTAGGATTAATACCGCAGTATTTATTAGTTGCGAAAGCGGGATTATTGGATAATTTATTTGCAGCGATGGTCTTGTTTTTCTTAAATCCTTTAGGAATATTTTTAATGAGACAATATGTAAGTGAATCTGTACCGGAAGAATTGATAGAAGCAGCAAGACTTGATGGTTGTTCTATATTCAGGATATATCGCAGTATTGTACTGCCTATCATTTTACCTGCTTTTGCAACGCTTGGAATTATTGTGTTTACCTCTGTTTGGGGAGAGTTCTTATGGCAATTTACGGTGCTTCGAGATCCTGAATCCTATACAATACAAGTAGCTCTAGCGTCATTAAATAATACTTTTAAGGTGGATTTTGGTATGCTGCTATCCGGTGTATTCTGGGCTACGATACCATTGCTTATAGTGTTCTTACTGTTCAACAAACTGTTTATATCGAGTATTGCCGAGGGATCGGTTAAATAA
- a CDS encoding ammonium transporter — translation MDDVMYLMNSLWTMIAAILVIFMIGGFILLEAGSTRMKNAGHVAGKTIFTFGLASMVFWAVGYGFIFGGDANFFVGMTDFFYSGEILEGAGIATTVFFVFQLAFAGIAVTIALGGFAERAKLSAYVIFTILFGIIVYPVIAHWVWGGGWLAGHGKQDFAGSTVVHLTGAMAALAATMILKPRIGKFNKDGSANNLAGHNQVYTALGVLILWVGWFGFNAGSTVSVDAAFFGFVALNTTLAAGAGAVAATLISWVVLGKSDIPTILNGALAGLVAITASCAFVDVWASVVIGLIAGVLVFYSARFFEKRKVDDPIYALSVHGAAGVWGTLSTGFFATPELASVGKAGLFYGGGLDQLGVQLMGVVSCGLFAFVVSYAILFIMKKVMGGIRVSEEEELMGLDMSEHGNYGYPEQMILEESKSH, via the coding sequence ATGGATGATGTAATGTATTTGATGAACAGCTTGTGGACGATGATAGCTGCAATTTTAGTCATATTTATGATTGGTGGATTTATATTACTGGAAGCTGGTTCGACAAGAATGAAAAATGCTGGTCACGTTGCCGGTAAAACAATATTCACATTTGGTCTAGCGTCAATGGTGTTCTGGGCAGTAGGCTATGGGTTTATCTTCGGGGGCGATGCAAATTTCTTCGTAGGAATGACAGACTTTTTCTATAGCGGAGAAATTCTAGAGGGAGCAGGTATTGCAACTACCGTATTCTTTGTTTTCCAATTAGCATTTGCCGGTATTGCAGTAACGATAGCACTTGGTGGTTTTGCAGAGCGTGCAAAATTATCCGCATACGTTATTTTTACTATTCTTTTTGGAATAATTGTTTACCCAGTAATTGCCCACTGGGTCTGGGGTGGAGGTTGGTTAGCCGGCCATGGCAAACAGGATTTTGCAGGCTCAACTGTAGTTCATTTAACTGGTGCAATGGCTGCCCTTGCAGCAACAATGATTCTTAAACCAAGAATTGGGAAGTTCAATAAAGATGGCTCGGCAAATAATCTTGCTGGACATAACCAAGTATATACAGCTTTAGGAGTACTGATCCTTTGGGTTGGTTGGTTCGGATTCAACGCTGGTAGTACAGTATCTGTAGATGCTGCATTCTTTGGATTTGTTGCATTAAATACAACGCTTGCAGCTGGAGCGGGAGCTGTTGCTGCAACGTTGATCTCATGGGTAGTACTAGGTAAGTCTGATATACCGACGATATTAAATGGAGCTTTAGCTGGATTAGTTGCTATTACTGCATCCTGCGCATTCGTAGATGTTTGGGCATCCGTTGTCATTGGTTTGATCGCTGGAGTATTAGTATTCTATAGTGCTAGATTTTTTGAAAAGAGAAAAGTGGATGATCCAATTTATGCGTTATCTGTACATGGAGCTGCTGGAGTATGGGGAACATTATCTACTGGTTTCTTTGCAACACCAGAGCTTGCATCCGTTGGGAAAGCGGGATTATTTTACGGCGGTGGATTAGATCAATTAGGTGTTCAACTAATGGGAGTTGTATCTTGTGGATTATTTGCATTCGTAGTTTCCTATGCTATCCTTTTCATAATGAAAAAAGTAATGGGTGGTATACGGGTATCGGAAGAAGAGGAACTAATGGGTCTAGATATGAGTGAACATGGGAACTATGGCTATCCTGAACAAATGATTTTAGAAGAGTCAAAATCTCATTAA
- a CDS encoding efflux RND transporter permease subunit — MSLFTKWAFGNRAAVAVLTILILIIGVVSYFRLPMEFLPTADNPQITIISMGQGVDSKTMESEVTLPIERAVTGLNGKTTIYSTTGDGFSKVDLFYEAGYDMKQAKQDVQDTLSSISLPTYVSKPTISQLNTSMIPIVNIAVTFDEGLTEENKEFARNELQSMYQEVKGVSKVDVYGITDSFISINIDDEKLEEMQIPIQSILGILQGQNTSVTVGEKIIDGKTSNIKVTGDINSLDKLKDLPVTSDVSLNDIATIEETKDSNFISRFNGMDSLDISITKDSQSNAVSISKEIEKLTNEINEKYDHQESVIYISSADLVENSVHTMIKEVLLGALFATIVIMLFLRNIRSTFITIISIPLSLCFTLFLLSWSGVTLNILTLGGVAVAVGRLVDDSIVVIENIFRKMQTEKFSIQMIIDATKQVGVAITASTLTTVAVFLPMSLLNGGLQEFFLPFALTVTYSLLASLIVALTVVPLMSAGLLKNAKIPEHKPAVRFPKMVTWSLNHKWIVFTVSILLFVGSIGAYFIIPKGAVDSSSADYVSATVSYPSDTPIERVKEETIELESSILAMEEVQHVFAQVGSPPEAAQYGWVGSSTEASFSILLEDKKDTDIIVKEMEKQKEQYPDALFEITTASFMMGGASTNITIDVVGEDLTELEDVATTIKGKVQNLDGVEEVTTNQDEKKTVHSLVVDPSKGNTEQIAQQLAVLLNKTPIGTISVDDKQKTVFMEPLLDTVTPEDLKDIPVMTDEGLVPVSSIATLQSEERTTNQVHKDGDAYLRVTASVDPAKLSEIASAVNLEIFGDQEDLEGIDIPENVEVSIGGSSSQQAEDFTDLFLIMLVSIGIVFLIMVITFKSIKAPIAILCSLPLAAIGAILGILITRIPVDITALLGALMLIGIVVTNAIVLLDRVKQNEQKMIIRDALVEATATRMRPIFMTAIATICAMLPLLVKQAETGSLVSQSLAIVVIGGLAMATLLTLIVIPCIYELLYFRKSKKQRLNKTAEEDASL, encoded by the coding sequence ATGTCATTATTTACAAAGTGGGCATTTGGAAACAGGGCAGCAGTAGCAGTTTTAACCATTTTAATATTAATTATAGGGGTGGTAAGTTATTTTAGACTGCCCATGGAATTTTTACCAACTGCGGATAATCCGCAGATCACTATTATTTCCATGGGTCAGGGCGTTGATTCCAAAACGATGGAATCAGAAGTAACTCTCCCTATTGAAAGAGCAGTCACAGGGCTGAATGGAAAAACGACCATTTACTCTACAACTGGAGACGGGTTTTCGAAAGTAGATCTGTTCTACGAAGCAGGATATGATATGAAACAGGCAAAACAGGACGTACAAGATACTTTAAGTAGTATATCCTTGCCTACCTATGTATCCAAGCCAACTATTTCTCAGTTAAATACTTCTATGATTCCAATCGTCAATATTGCGGTTACCTTTGATGAAGGTTTAACGGAAGAAAATAAAGAATTTGCACGCAATGAACTACAATCCATGTATCAAGAAGTAAAAGGGGTTTCTAAAGTAGATGTTTATGGGATAACAGACTCCTTCATTTCTATTAATATAGATGATGAAAAATTAGAAGAGATGCAAATTCCAATTCAATCAATATTGGGTATCCTTCAAGGTCAAAATACTTCTGTAACAGTCGGAGAGAAAATAATTGATGGAAAAACAAGCAATATTAAGGTAACTGGCGATATTAATAGTCTAGATAAACTTAAAGATCTTCCAGTGACCTCCGATGTATCCCTAAACGATATCGCAACTATCGAAGAAACAAAAGATTCAAACTTCATTAGCCGTTTTAATGGCATGGATAGCTTGGATATTAGCATTACAAAAGATAGTCAATCCAATGCAGTTTCGATTAGCAAGGAGATTGAAAAGCTAACAAACGAAATCAATGAAAAATATGACCACCAGGAATCCGTCATTTATATATCCTCAGCCGATTTAGTGGAGAATTCCGTTCATACGATGATAAAAGAAGTTCTTCTTGGGGCATTATTTGCAACAATCGTTATTATGCTCTTTTTACGAAATATACGTTCCACTTTTATTACGATCATTTCAATCCCTCTATCACTTTGCTTTACATTATTTTTGCTATCCTGGTCGGGTGTAACATTAAATATTTTAACGCTAGGTGGCGTTGCGGTTGCAGTTGGGCGACTTGTAGATGACAGTATTGTAGTGATTGAAAATATTTTCCGTAAGATGCAAACAGAAAAATTCTCTATCCAGATGATTATTGACGCAACTAAGCAAGTGGGTGTAGCCATAACTGCGTCTACTTTAACAACAGTAGCCGTTTTCCTGCCAATGAGTTTGTTAAATGGAGGACTTCAGGAATTCTTTTTACCATTTGCTTTAACGGTAACCTATTCCTTACTCGCTTCATTAATCGTTGCTTTGACAGTTGTCCCACTAATGAGTGCGGGGTTATTGAAGAATGCTAAGATTCCTGAGCATAAGCCAGCTGTTCGTTTCCCTAAAATGGTTACTTGGTCTTTAAACCATAAATGGATCGTATTCACAGTGTCTATCCTTCTCTTCGTCGGATCTATAGGAGCATACTTCATCATCCCTAAGGGGGCGGTTGATAGTTCTTCTGCAGACTATGTCAGTGCCACAGTTAGTTATCCAAGTGATACACCGATTGAAAGAGTGAAGGAAGAGACTATTGAACTTGAATCATCCATACTAGCTATGGAGGAAGTTCAACACGTATTTGCTCAAGTTGGCTCCCCTCCTGAAGCAGCTCAGTACGGTTGGGTAGGTTCCTCCACAGAAGCATCTTTCAGTATTTTACTAGAGGACAAAAAGGATACGGATATTATAGTCAAAGAAATGGAAAAGCAAAAAGAACAATATCCTGATGCACTTTTTGAAATAACTACCGCTTCCTTTATGATGGGAGGAGCTAGTACAAATATTACTATTGATGTTGTCGGAGAAGATTTAACTGAACTGGAGGATGTAGCGACAACTATTAAAGGAAAAGTACAAAACTTAGACGGTGTAGAGGAAGTTACGACTAACCAGGATGAAAAGAAAACAGTACACTCACTTGTTGTGGATCCTTCTAAAGGAAATACAGAACAAATTGCACAGCAATTAGCCGTATTGTTAAACAAAACACCAATTGGAACAATTAGTGTAGATGATAAGCAAAAAACTGTTTTTATGGAACCTCTATTGGATACAGTAACACCTGAAGACTTAAAAGATATTCCGGTCATGACCGATGAAGGTCTGGTTCCCGTCTCCTCCATAGCAACATTACAAAGCGAAGAGCGTACAACTAACCAGGTTCATAAAGATGGCGATGCCTATCTTCGAGTAACAGCATCAGTCGACCCTGCCAAGCTTTCCGAAATCGCAAGCGCAGTTAATTTAGAGATATTCGGAGATCAAGAGGATCTGGAAGGAATAGATATACCAGAAAATGTAGAAGTATCAATCGGTGGTTCAAGCAGTCAACAAGCCGAAGATTTTACAGATTTATTCCTAATAATGCTTGTTTCTATCGGAATTGTGTTCTTAATTATGGTCATTACTTTTAAGTCAATCAAAGCACCTATTGCCATTCTTTGCTCACTACCATTAGCTGCAATTGGAGCTATTTTAGGAATTCTTATCACTCGAATTCCAGTAGATATTACAGCACTACTTGGTGCCTTAATGCTCATTGGTATCGTTGTAACAAATGCGATTGTACTGTTAGATCGAGTTAAACAAAATGAACAAAAGATGATTATACGAGATGCACTTGTGGAAGCAACCGCAACAAGAATGAGACCAATCTTCATGACAGCCATTGCAACAATCTGTGCGATGCTTCCACTACTAGTGAAGCAAGCTGAAACAGGAAGCCTAGTATCACAAAGTCTTGCTATTGTTGTTATTGGTGGATTAGCTATGGCTACCCTACTGACTTTAATAGTAATTCCATGTATATATGAATTACTTTATTTTAGAAAATCAAAGAAGCAACGTCTTAACAAAACTGCTGAAGAAGATGCCTCACTATAA
- a CDS encoding MgtC/SapB family protein, translating to MDFITTLFNSHYDLYIRLGVATLIGFFIGLERAIKDKPAGIRTHILVCLGSTLAMALSSLNQGPYMDPMRLAAQVISGIGFLGAGVIWLDKDNVKRGLTTAANLWITACVGLTIGYGAYDLAIITVVLMFIAMNLPKLAVKMGILPARGKEEEDSDGEWN from the coding sequence ATGGACTTCATTACTACATTATTTAATTCGCATTATGACTTGTATATCCGGTTAGGTGTAGCGACACTAATAGGATTTTTTATTGGTCTAGAGCGAGCGATAAAAGATAAACCAGCTGGTATAAGAACGCATATTTTAGTATGTTTAGGATCTACTTTAGCTATGGCGTTGTCATCCCTCAATCAAGGGCCCTATATGGATCCGATGCGTTTGGCTGCCCAAGTAATCAGTGGTATTGGATTTCTGGGAGCAGGTGTAATCTGGTTAGACAAGGATAATGTAAAACGAGGACTTACAACGGCAGCAAATCTTTGGATCACTGCTTGTGTAGGGTTAACTATTGGATATGGAGCTTATGACCTTGCAATTATAACGGTCGTACTAATGTTCATCGCGATGAACTTACCAAAATTAGCGGTTAAAATGGGTATACTTCCTGCACGTGGAAAGGAAGAAGAGGATAGCGACGGCGAATGGAATTAA
- a CDS encoding GH1 family beta-glucosidase, translating into MAIIQFPKDFRWGAATASYQIEGATNEDGRGVSIWDTFSKTPGKVHNGDTGDIACDSYHRYEEDVELIHDLGADVYRFSVAWPRIFPNGTGEVNQKGVDYYHKLVDSMLDKGIEPMCTLYHWDLPQALQDKGGWNNRETIEAFVQYADFMFKEFNGKIKKWITVNEPWCSSFLSNYIGEHAPGNQDLQLATDIAHHLLVAHGRAVKLFRECNLEGEIGYAPNVTWFEPYSTKEQDIEACNRGNAWNLEWFFDPVFKGSYPDFMLEWFKEKGAAPTILDGDMEIISQPIDFLGLNYYTGNVGRYKENEGLFDLENINMGYDKTDIDWFIYPEGFYKVLVKIKDLYGSVPIYITENGACYNDEPINGEVADYKRIDYLKSHLTALKRSMDSGVNIKGFLYWSLLDNFEWALGYSMRFGIVYVNYDTLERTKKNSYHWFHETIKKGEFTV; encoded by the coding sequence ATGGCAATTATACAGTTTCCAAAGGATTTTAGGTGGGGTGCAGCAACCGCATCCTATCAAATAGAAGGTGCGACAAACGAAGATGGCAGAGGGGTCTCGATATGGGATACCTTTTCTAAAACTCCAGGGAAGGTACATAATGGAGACACTGGTGATATAGCTTGCGATAGCTACCATCGGTATGAAGAGGATGTAGAGCTAATACATGATCTAGGTGCTGATGTGTACCGCTTTTCAGTTGCTTGGCCAAGGATTTTCCCAAATGGTACAGGAGAAGTGAACCAAAAAGGAGTCGACTATTATCATAAATTAGTCGACTCGATGTTAGATAAAGGCATTGAACCCATGTGTACACTATATCATTGGGACCTCCCGCAGGCGTTACAGGACAAGGGTGGTTGGAATAATCGGGAAACAATTGAAGCGTTCGTTCAGTATGCGGACTTCATGTTTAAGGAATTCAACGGGAAGATTAAAAAATGGATAACTGTTAATGAGCCTTGGTGCTCATCCTTCCTATCGAATTATATTGGAGAGCATGCACCGGGTAATCAAGACCTTCAACTAGCGACTGATATAGCACACCATTTGTTGGTTGCACATGGTCGTGCGGTTAAACTTTTTAGAGAGTGTAACCTAGAAGGTGAAATTGGATACGCCCCTAATGTTACTTGGTTTGAACCCTACAGTACGAAAGAGCAGGATATTGAAGCATGCAATCGAGGAAACGCTTGGAATTTAGAGTGGTTTTTTGATCCAGTTTTTAAAGGTAGCTATCCTGATTTTATGTTGGAATGGTTTAAAGAAAAAGGAGCTGCTCCAACCATTTTAGATGGGGATATGGAAATAATTTCGCAACCAATCGATTTTCTAGGGTTAAATTATTACACGGGTAATGTAGGACGTTATAAAGAAAATGAAGGGTTATTCGATTTAGAAAATATAAATATGGGATATGACAAAACAGATATAGATTGGTTTATCTATCCAGAAGGTTTTTATAAAGTTCTAGTGAAAATTAAAGACCTTTACGGCAGTGTACCGATTTATATTACAGAAAATGGTGCCTGCTATAATGATGAGCCGATTAATGGTGAAGTAGCGGATTATAAAAGAATTGATTACTTAAAGTCTCACTTGACGGCTTTAAAGCGAAGTATGGATTCTGGTGTTAATATAAAAGGGTTTTTATACTGGTCCCTACTGGATAACTTTGAGTGGGCTTTAGGGTATAGTATGCGTTTTGGCATTGTGTATGTGAATTATGATACGTTGGAAAGAACGAAAAAGAATAGCTACCATTGGTTCCATGAAACAATTAAAAAAGGTGAATTTACAGTGTAA
- a CDS encoding ABC transporter substrate-binding protein, whose protein sequence is MKLKKLLIASLSILFVFIVAACSSDNSSDDSDEAGGDGEKITLDFWLFGATGYEELVKEYEKQNENIKIKIKTSETADHHNNLFTALSAGSGAPDIAALELDQLDRFRDAQDRFVNLYDMGADDVKGEYLDWKWEIAENDDGKFLMGLPTDIGPKGLYYRLDVFEEAGLPTTPEEVSALIATPEDFKEAAIQIKEKTGKPMVASMEMMYRAQLDALEESYFDKEGNLLIEESGNGVKEAYDLAIEMNELGLVGNYAMWSAEWASGVDNGDFAVELGAAWFKGWMESNAPEATGEFNIATLPTEYSGNWGGSYISIPKETKHAEEAYEFVKWLVSPENQLESFKSNGLFPSAPAVYDMAEFKEASDDYFGGQSTQTVFAESAQKIGKVYKGKDYTSVHDEILAALVNSQDGADAEKEWTEAIKRIKTKLDR, encoded by the coding sequence ATGAAATTAAAAAAACTGTTAATCGCTTCACTATCCATTTTGTTCGTATTTATCGTTGCAGCGTGTTCTTCTGATAATTCATCTGATGATTCAGATGAAGCGGGAGGAGATGGAGAAAAAATCACTTTAGATTTTTGGTTATTTGGTGCTACCGGGTATGAGGAACTTGTCAAAGAGTATGAGAAACAAAATGAGAATATAAAAATTAAAATAAAAACTTCAGAAACAGCAGATCATCATAACAATTTATTTACAGCTCTTTCTGCTGGTAGTGGTGCGCCGGATATAGCTGCACTTGAGCTTGACCAACTCGATCGTTTCCGTGATGCACAAGATCGCTTTGTCAATCTATATGATATGGGCGCGGATGATGTGAAAGGTGAATATTTGGACTGGAAATGGGAAATTGCAGAGAATGATGATGGCAAGTTCCTAATGGGTCTTCCAACTGATATTGGTCCTAAGGGTCTTTACTACAGACTAGATGTATTTGAAGAAGCAGGTTTACCAACAACTCCCGAAGAGGTTTCTGCTTTAATCGCAACTCCTGAAGATTTTAAGGAAGCTGCTATTCAAATAAAAGAAAAAACTGGTAAACCTATGGTTGCTAGTATGGAAATGATGTACCGAGCACAGTTAGATGCGTTAGAGGAAAGTTATTTTGATAAGGAAGGTAACCTATTGATAGAAGAAAGTGGAAATGGAGTTAAAGAAGCATATGACTTAGCTATCGAAATGAACGAACTTGGTTTGGTCGGAAATTATGCAATGTGGTCAGCTGAATGGGCAAGTGGAGTTGACAATGGAGACTTTGCAGTGGAATTAGGAGCTGCTTGGTTCAAAGGGTGGATGGAATCGAATGCTCCTGAAGCTACTGGAGAATTTAATATAGCTACATTACCGACTGAGTACAGCGGAAACTGGGGTGGTTCTTACATTTCTATCCCTAAAGAAACAAAACATGCAGAAGAAGCATATGAGTTTGTAAAATGGTTGGTTTCACCTGAAAACCAATTAGAATCTTTTAAGAGTAATGGTCTTTTCCCTTCTGCACCTGCTGTATATGATATGGCTGAATTTAAAGAAGCAAGCGATGATTATTTTGGTGGGCAGTCGACACAAACAGTGTTTGCCGAGTCTGCACAAAAGATTGGAAAGGTATACAAAGGGAAGGATTATACAAGCGTACACGATGAAATTCTTGCTGCTTTAGTTAACTCACAGGACGGAGCAGATGCAGAGAAAGAATGGACTGAAGCTATCAAACGTATTAAAACTAAACTAGATCGCTAA
- a CDS encoding carbohydrate ABC transporter permease yields MVSLDEKHQKRRRKGFSSQEMKEMLSGYLYISPFFIIFAIIGLYPAIFSLILAFQKWNGMGEMEFVGLSNFQVILSDPLFWKSVYNTIILGLMGTAPQLVIGLILAFLLNLSYLRFKAFFRVTIFMPYITSMVAVALVFSVFFSNNETALVNYIIGLFGFDPVSWKTSEWGAKIAISTMVFWRWLGYNTIIYLAGMQSIPNELYEASRIDGASIFQQLRYITIPLLKPFIILTVFFSTVGAMQLFTEPTVFLGNTAFARDEAMTVVMYLYRDAFRLSSFGTASAAAIVLLLFIVVASAFNMMLTKRLGKDGRKHV; encoded by the coding sequence ATGGTTTCTTTAGATGAAAAACATCAAAAAAGACGAAGGAAAGGTTTTTCATCGCAAGAGATGAAGGAGATGCTTTCGGGGTATTTATATATATCACCTTTTTTTATCATATTTGCGATTATTGGTCTCTATCCGGCAATATTTAGTTTAATCCTAGCATTTCAAAAATGGAATGGTATGGGAGAAATGGAGTTTGTCGGGTTAAGTAATTTTCAGGTAATACTAAGTGATCCGTTATTTTGGAAATCTGTTTACAATACAATTATTCTTGGGTTAATGGGGACTGCTCCTCAACTTGTCATTGGGCTAATCTTGGCTTTTTTATTGAATCTGTCTTACTTACGTTTCAAAGCTTTTTTTAGGGTAACTATTTTTATGCCATATATTACTTCAATGGTAGCGGTTGCTTTAGTATTTAGTGTATTTTTTAGTAACAATGAAACAGCTTTAGTAAACTATATTATCGGCCTATTTGGATTTGACCCAGTCAGCTGGAAGACCTCTGAATGGGGAGCAAAGATAGCGATTTCGACAATGGTTTTTTGGCGCTGGCTTGGTTACAACACGATCATTTATTTAGCCGGTATGCAAAGCATTCCGAACGAACTTTATGAAGCATCTAGAATTGATGGAGCTAGTATTTTCCAACAGCTTCGATATATTACGATTCCATTACTGAAACCATTTATTATACTAACGGTATTCTTTTCGACAGTTGGAGCGATGCAATTATTTACGGAGCCAACTGTGTTTCTAGGTAATACTGCTTTTGCAAGAGATGAAGCAATGACAGTTGTTATGTATTTATATCGCGATGCATTTAGGTTATCCTCCTTCGGGACGGCATCTGCAGCTGCTATTGTTCTGTTGTTATTCATCGTAGTTGCCTCAGCTTTTAATATGATGCTCACTAAAAGACTCGGTAAGGATGGGAGGAAACATGTGTGA
- a CDS encoding LacI family DNA-binding transcriptional regulator, with amino-acid sequence MTLTIRDIAQMAGVSRGTVSKVINNYDGVSEQTKRKVLEVIDKTNYQPTFSAKSLATKKSSLIGLIYAGKINVEFNHPFFNEVISSFQKTLGAMGYDIIIFSNEMFNKENVDYLARSRHFRLDGCLVIAGEEVEEAVLELDKSDIPCLGIDIELTGQNSSYVMTDNYKVSQLAVEYLYLNSIRDVGYIAGKESSDISNQRLEGFLQTMSQFGITTQTQWIKHGNFFESSGYEAMEEILQGDSLPKAVIAASDMMALGAMRAIKDYGLRVPQDIQVIGCDDVEACRYMEPALSTIKQDKQKIGRLAAIKLNDLINGVTGLRPSLVDPELVVRNSSGIVEETTKKR; translated from the coding sequence ATGACTTTAACTATACGTGATATTGCTCAAATGGCGGGTGTCTCAAGAGGCACTGTCTCTAAGGTAATCAACAACTATGATGGTGTAAGTGAACAAACAAAGCGTAAAGTACTAGAAGTTATCGACAAAACTAATTATCAACCTACTTTTTCCGCGAAGTCCCTAGCGACGAAGAAATCTAGTCTAATTGGGCTGATATACGCGGGGAAGATAAACGTAGAGTTTAACCATCCCTTTTTCAATGAGGTTATATCATCTTTTCAAAAAACACTTGGTGCAATGGGTTATGATATTATCATTTTCTCCAATGAGATGTTCAATAAGGAAAATGTAGATTATCTTGCCAGATCAAGACATTTTCGTTTAGATGGTTGTTTAGTAATTGCTGGGGAAGAAGTAGAGGAAGCCGTATTGGAGTTGGATAAAAGTGACATCCCTTGTCTTGGGATTGACATCGAGCTGACTGGGCAGAATTCTAGTTACGTTATGACGGATAACTATAAAGTATCGCAGCTTGCGGTGGAATACTTGTATTTAAACTCTATCAGAGACGTTGGGTATATTGCAGGGAAGGAAAGTTCTGATATATCGAACCAGCGATTAGAGGGATTTCTGCAGACGATGAGTCAATTTGGTATTACCACTCAAACGCAATGGATAAAACATGGTAACTTTTTTGAGTCTAGTGGATACGAAGCGATGGAAGAAATTCTTCAGGGAGATTCTTTGCCAAAAGCAGTAATAGCTGCTTCGGATATGATGGCGCTTGGTGCTATGAGGGCCATAAAGGACTACGGACTTCGAGTTCCACAAGATATTCAAGTGATAGGCTGTGATGATGTAGAGGCCTGTCGTTATATGGAGCCTGCTCTCTCCACTATTAAGCAAGACAAGCAGAAAATTGGTAGATTGGCAGCTATAAAGTTAAACGATTTAATAAATGGAGTAACTGGTTTAAGACCGTCACTTGTAGATCCGGAGTTAGTAGTGAGGAATTCTTCGGGTATTGTAGAGGAAACGACCAAGAAACGATAA